TCCTCCTGGAGCGACGAGCAACTGGAACGCCAGGGCCGGCTGACCCACCCCATGAGCTACGACCCGGACACCGACACCTATGTGCCGATCTCCTGGAAGGACGCGTTCGCCCTGGTGGGACGCACCCTGCGCGAACTGGACAGCCCGCACCGGGCCACGTACTACACCTCCGGGCGGCTCGGGAACGAGGCGACCTTCCTCTACCAGCTCATGGCACGCGAGCTGGGCACGAACAACCTGCCCGACTGCTCCAACATGTGCCACGAGGCCAGCGGCCGCGCTCTCCAGGCCGCGCTCGGCACCGGCAAGGGCACGGCCGACCTCAAGGACTGGGAGGTCGCCGACGCCCTGTTCATCCTCGGGGTCAACGCCGCCTCCAACGCCCCGCGGATGCTCACTTCGCTCGCCGAGGCGCACAAGCGCGGCGCGAAGATCGTGCACATCAATCCGCTCGTGGAGGCCGCGGCGACCCGCACGATCATCCCGCACGACTTCGTCGACATGGCGCTGTTCCGGTCCACCCCGACCAGCTCGCTCAACATCCAGCCGCGCATCGGCGGCGACATGGCCCTGCTGCGCGGCATGGCCAAGGCCGTGCTCGCCGAGGCGGAGACCGACCCGAAGGCGCTCGACCGGGAGTTCATCGACCGGTACACCACGGGCTTCGACGCCTACCGGGCGCTCGTGGAGGCCACGCCGTGGGAGGAGATCGAGCGGCAGAGCGGTGTCGCCCGCGCCGACATCGCCAAGGCCGCCCGCGTCTACTGCGAGGCCGACCGGAGCATCTTCAGCTGGTGCCTGGGGATCACCCAGCACGAACACGGAGTGGACACCGTCCGGGAGATCGTCAACCTGCTGCTGCTCCGCGGCAACCTGGGCCGCGAGGGCGCCGGTCCGTCGCCGGTGCGCGGCCACAGCAACGTACAGGGCAACCGCACCTGCGGCATCGACCACCGCCCGCCCCCGGAGTTCCTGGACCGTCTGGCGAAGGCGTGCGCCATCGAACCGCCCCGCGAACACGGCCTGGACACCGTGCGCAGCATCGAGGCGATGCACCGCGGCGAGGTGACGGTCTTCGTCGGCATGGGCGGCAACTTCGCGCTGGCCGCCCCGGACACGGCGTACACCGCCGAGGCGCTGCGGCGGTGCGAACTGACCGTGCAGGTCAGCACCAAGCTCAACCGCAGCCATCTGGTGCACGGCCGCCGGGCGCTCATCCTGCCCTGCCTGGGCCGCACCGAGAAGGACCTCCAGAAGGCCGGCAAGCAGGCCACCTCGGTCGAGGACTCCATGAGCATGGTCCACCTCTCCCTCGGAATGAAGCGGCCCGCCTCGCCCCACCTGCTCTCCGAACCGGCCGTCATCGCCGGAATGGCGCGCGCCGCCCTGCCCGACAGCGACACCCCCTGGGAGTGGTACGTCGAGGACTACGACCGCATCCGCGACACCATGGCACGGGCCCTGGAGGGGTTCGAGGACTTCAACCGGCGCGTCCGTCTCCCGCTCGGCTTCCGCATCAAGCAGCCCGCCCGGGAACTCGTCTTCCGTACGGCCTCGGGCCGCGCGGAGTTCTCCGCCGCCGGACTCCCCGACGTCGTACCGGCCGACGGCGTGCTCAAGCTCGGCACGATGCGCTCCCACGACCAGTGGAACACCACGATCTACTCCGCCGACGACCGCTACCGCGGGATCAAGAACCTGCGCACCCTGATCTTCATGAACGCCCAGGACATGCGCGACCGCGGGCTCGCGCTCTTCGACGAGGTCGACATCACCAGCACGGCGCGGGACGGCTCGACCCGCAGCGTCCACCGCTACAAGGCCGTCCCGTACGACATCCCGCGCGGCTGCGCCGCCGGGTACATGCCGGAGCTGAACGTCCTGTGCGCCATCGGCGACCACAGCACCCAGAGCGACCAGCCGCTGATGAAGAACGTGGACGTGACCGTGCGGCCGTCGGGGACGGGGGACCGCACGGCCGGGTGACCGGGCGGCAAAGGGTCGTGGCTCACCCGGGCGGGTGCGAGAGGAGCCGCTCCAGCAGCAGGTAGCCGCGCCGCTCCGCGGCGGCGAGCAGGGCCGGGTCGATCCCGGCCTGCCACAGCTCGCCCGCCGCGGCGTCGTCCGCCTCGCGCAGCTCCACCACGGCCTCGGCCAGCCGCACCGGCAGCGCCGCGGGCGGCGGCCCCGCGGCACCGGCCAGCACTTCCTCCGCCTGCCGCGTGGCGCGGGCGCACGCGGCCAGCGCGTGCTCCACGCGTACGGCGGCGTGGTCGTCGACCACCAGCACCGCGCAGGCCAGGCCCACCGCGATGCCCAGGAGACTGGCGAGGGCCCGGTCCTGGACGAGCGCGCCGGCGGGGGCGGGAGCCGCCAGTTCGCTCAGCAGCAGCGCCAGTGGCGTCAGGAAGACGACGCCGAGGCCGTAGTTGAGGACCACCACGCATTCGAGCAGGAACTCCAGGACCACGATCACCAGCACGAGGACCACCGGGTCCGGGCGCGCGCCCAGCACCCCGAGCGCGAGCAGCAGCCCCAGCACCGTCCCCAGGGTCCGCTGGACGGCACGCTGCGCGGTCGTACGGATGTTGACCGAGTGCAGCACGGCGGCGGCCGAGATCGCCGCCCAGTAGCCGTGCCCCAGGCCGAGCCCGAGCGCCAGGGCGCCCGCCACCCCGGTCCCCAGCACCATACGCAGCGCGGGCACCACCCGCACCGAGCGGTGCACGGGCCCGGCGAGCCGCGGCCCCGCGAACAGCTCACCGGCCCGGCGCGTGGAGTCGGGCGAGGCCGGCTCGGGGTCCCCGCCCGCGGTGCGCGCGGCGGAAGAGGGCGGGGCAGCGTCCGCGTCCGCCTCCGCGTACGGCGTCGGCAAGCCGGGCAGCAGCTCCGGCCGGGCCCGGCGCCGGTCCGCGAGCAGCCGCGCCTGGCGCCGCAGCAGCTCCGCCGACTCGGCCCCCTTCGGCGGCGGCCGGCTCGCGGAGCCGATCAGCAGCGACCAGGACACGTCGGCCAGCCGGACGCAGACATCGGTCCCGTCCATCCTGTCCGGGCCGGTGCGCGCCCCGGCTCCGGGCGGACCGAGGCCGAGGGACCGGTGCGCGGGCGGCGCGAGACCGAGGCAGTGGTACGCGTGCAGCACAGCCACCGTCGACCGGTGCCGCTCCCGTCCCGCCGCACCCCGCGGATCCGCCCCGTCCGTATCGGTCGCCGTCGCCGTCAGCAGCCGGGCGAGCGCGCGCAGGGCGGCGGCCACGGCGAGCCGCTGCGGCCGGTCCGGATGGACGTACCGGCCCGCGACGGCCGTCCCCCAGGCGACCGCCGCGGCGGCCGCGGCCAGCCCGGTCCGGGGCAGGACGTCGGTGAACGCGGCCGGGCTCTCGGCGGCCACCGCGAAGGAGAAGAGCAGCAGCACCGCGCCGAGCCCGCCCAGCCGCGCCGCGTCGCACGTGAACTTCGCCGCCCCGGCGACCGCTGCCGTGGCCGCCACCACCAGGACGGCACCCGTCCCGCCCGCCCGCGGACGGACCAGGGCCGCCAGTGTCAGGCCGGAGCCCACACACGCGGTCATGGCGAGCGCGACCCACGCCAGCACGCGGGCCCGGCGCGGATAGGGCAGATTGCGCCCGAACGTGGTGGTGAAGGAGCCGAGCATCGCGTACACGGCGAGATCCGGGCGTCCGGCGAGCACGATCGGCAGGGCGACCAGCGCCATGGCCAGGGCCGCCCGCAGGGCGAACACCAGGGCCC
The sequence above is drawn from the Streptomyces sp. SAT1 genome and encodes:
- a CDS encoding FdhF/YdeP family oxidoreductase encodes the protein MTDQRTPAQSADAPAEDAPDQRAPEFRPYHHPAAGWGAAKSVSRFLLREREFVDGPRAVQRMNHEGEGFDCPGCAWPDDLKGLRLDICENGIKHVSWEMTHHRVGPEFFAAHTVTELSSWSDEQLERQGRLTHPMSYDPDTDTYVPISWKDAFALVGRTLRELDSPHRATYYTSGRLGNEATFLYQLMARELGTNNLPDCSNMCHEASGRALQAALGTGKGTADLKDWEVADALFILGVNAASNAPRMLTSLAEAHKRGAKIVHINPLVEAAATRTIIPHDFVDMALFRSTPTSSLNIQPRIGGDMALLRGMAKAVLAEAETDPKALDREFIDRYTTGFDAYRALVEATPWEEIERQSGVARADIAKAARVYCEADRSIFSWCLGITQHEHGVDTVREIVNLLLLRGNLGREGAGPSPVRGHSNVQGNRTCGIDHRPPPEFLDRLAKACAIEPPREHGLDTVRSIEAMHRGEVTVFVGMGGNFALAAPDTAYTAEALRRCELTVQVSTKLNRSHLVHGRRALILPCLGRTEKDLQKAGKQATSVEDSMSMVHLSLGMKRPASPHLLSEPAVIAGMARAALPDSDTPWEWYVEDYDRIRDTMARALEGFEDFNRRVRLPLGFRIKQPARELVFRTASGRAEFSAAGLPDVVPADGVLKLGTMRSHDQWNTTIYSADDRYRGIKNLRTLIFMNAQDMRDRGLALFDEVDITSTARDGSTRSVHRYKAVPYDIPRGCAAGYMPELNVLCAIGDHSTQSDQPLMKNVDVTVRPSGTGDRTAG
- a CDS encoding FUSC family protein, yielding MDPGGGGEAGRAVAAVARVLSPRGALAVRRVDGALVFALRAALAMALVALPIVLAGRPDLAVYAMLGSFTTTFGRNLPYPRRARVLAWVALAMTACVGSGLTLAALVRPRAGGTGAVLVVAATAAVAGAAKFTCDAARLGGLGAVLLLFSFAVAAESPAAFTDVLPRTGLAAAAAAVAWGTAVAGRYVHPDRPQRLAVAAALRALARLLTATATDTDGADPRGAAGRERHRSTVAVLHAYHCLGLAPPAHRSLGLGPPGAGARTGPDRMDGTDVCVRLADVSWSLLIGSASRPPPKGAESAELLRRQARLLADRRRARPELLPGLPTPYAEADADAAPPSSAARTAGGDPEPASPDSTRRAGELFAGPRLAGPVHRSVRVVPALRMVLGTGVAGALALGLGLGHGYWAAISAAAVLHSVNIRTTAQRAVQRTLGTVLGLLLALGVLGARPDPVVLVLVIVVLEFLLECVVVLNYGLGVVFLTPLALLLSELAAPAPAGALVQDRALASLLGIAVGLACAVLVVDDHAAVRVEHALAACARATRQAEEVLAGAAGPPPAALPVRLAEAVVELREADDAAAGELWQAGIDPALLAAAERRGYLLLERLLSHPPG